The Miscanthus floridulus cultivar M001 chromosome 7, ASM1932011v1, whole genome shotgun sequence genome includes a region encoding these proteins:
- the LOC136464565 gene encoding DNA repair and recombination protein RAD54-like isoform X2: MPSRSQYNRRGSDGDEDEIVAVSSDSEESESEANRGAEADDDDEYVGESSDAGGGDEAEEAGSSDCGEGGDVDGDDHDGHGKRPLRGLRRGAAAPDKERKSQNVDALVRGNLVVRRQPLIPRILSVSDAAAIAPRKRFVPWGSTQTFAVIHHLPQPPVVASDSSSEKEEPLPPGIEPLILWQRDECEKENCNSASIEVDHLLVRYLRPHQREGVQFMFDCVSGSLSADGISGCILADDMGLGKTLQSITLLYTLLCQGFDDKPMVKRAVIVTPTSLVSNWESEIIKWLKGRVQLLALCESTRADVLSGIESFLKPLSRLQVLIISYETFRMHSSKFERPGSCDLLICDEAHRLKNDQTLTNKALAALPCTRRILLSGTPMQNDLEEFFSMVNFTNPGVLGDASYFRRYYEAPIICGREPTASAEEKKLVSDRSAELSAKVNQFILRRTNALLSNHLPPKIVEVVCCKLTPLQITLYNHFIHSKNVKCLISEEAKQSKILAYITALKKLCNHPKLIYDTIKSNNSGGSGFDDCLRFFPPELFSGRSGSWTGGGGMWVELSGKMHVLARLLGHLRQKTDDRIVLVSNYTQTLDLFVQLCRERRYPYVRLDGATSINKRQKLVNQFNDLSRDEFVFLLSSKAGGCGLNLVGGNRLVLFDPDWNPANDKQAAARVWRDGQKKRVYIYRFLSAGTIEEKVYQRQMSKEGLQKVIQQEQADNKMQGSSLSTEDLRDLFTFHEHVRSEIHENLKCSRCDKDGNSALDGTGFAATDHKASIPGVQDYADIGRFGEISGCLQKMNSAHHQIGRPTEEDLGSWGHHFDPSTVPDTVLQCSAGEEVSFVFTNQVDGKLVPVESMVRSAAHQQNGIVDTGEKGVQKTDSPSKPGRQSLNGKNLKLMGFNLKNSSLKCSTKSRTSPNCLQGLKKTSPSLDQPQSKKLHVASDISDDDFV, encoded by the exons ATGCCCTCGAGGAGCCAGTACAACCGCCGCGGCAGCGATGGGGACGAGGACGAGATCGTTGCAGTCTCATCCGACTCGGaggagtcagagtcggaggcgaACCGCGGGGCCGAggcagacgacgacgacgaatacGTGGGGGAAAGCAGTGACGCGGGCGGCGGGGACGAAGCGGAGGAAGCAGGCAGCAGCGATTGCGGCGAGGGCGGTGACGTGGACGGGGACGACCACGATGGCCACGGCAAGCGGCCACTTCGGGGCCTGCGTCGCGGCGCGGCGGCTCCCGATAAGGAGAGGAAATCGCAGAACGTGGATGCTCTTGTCAG GGGTAACCTGGTTGTAAGGAGGCAGCCACTCATTCCACGTATTCTTTCAGTTTCTGATGCAGCAGCAATAGCTC CTCGTAAAAGATTTGTCCCGTGGGGTTCAACACAGACATTTGCAGTTATACACCATCTTCCACAGCCGCCTGTTGTTGCTAGCGATAGTTCGTCAGAAAAGGAGGAACCTCTTCCACCTGGTATTGAGCCATTGATTTTGTGGCAGCGCGATGAATGTGAGAAGGAAAATTGCAATTCTGCTTCTATCGAAGTCGACCACTTGCTTGTGCGTTACCTCCGACCCCATCAAAG GGAAGGAGTTCAGTTTATGTTTGATTGTGTCTCTGGGTCATTGAGTGCTGATGGTATTTCTGGTTGCATTTTAGCTGATGATATGGG ATTGGGGAAGACTTTACAGTCAATAACTTTACTATATACCCTTCTTTGTCAAGGCTTCGATGATAAGCCAATGGTTAAAAGGGCTGTCATTGTAACCCCCACAAGCTTAGTTAGCAACTGGGAATCTGAGATAATTAAGTGGTTGAAAGGCAGAGTGCAGCTGCTGGCCCTCTGTGAAAGCACACGTGCTGATGTTCTTTCCGGAATAGAAAGTTTCTTAAAACCCTTGAGCCGTCTTCAG GTACTTATCATATCTTATGAGACTTTCCGCATGCATTCTTCAAAATTTGAAAGACCGGGCAGCTGTGACCTTCTCATATGTGATGAGGCCCACAGGCTGAAAAATGATCAGACACTGACAAATAAG GCTTTGGCTGCCCTTCCTTGTACACGGCGCATCCTCTTGTCCGGTACCCCAATGCAG AATGATTTGGAAGAGTTCTTCTCAATGGTGAATTTCACAAATCCAGGGGTTCTGGGGGACGCTTCATATTTTCGTCGTTATTATGAA GCACCAATCATCTGTGGGAGAGAACCCACTGCAAGTGCAGAAGAAAAGAAATTGGTATCTGATAGATCTGCAGAGCTTAGTGCAAAAGTAAATCAG TTTATCTTGAGACGAACAAATGCCCTATTATCCAATCACTTGCCTCCAAAG ATTGTTGAAGTCGTGTGCTGCAAGTTGACTCCTCTGCAGATAACACTGTACAACCACTTCATACATTCCAAAAAC GTTAAATGCTTGATATCTGAAGAAGCAAAGCAATCCAAAATTCTAGCATATATTACCGCTCTTAAGAAATTATGCAATCATCCAAAG CTGATCTACGACACCATAAAAAGTAACAATTCAGGTGGCTCTGGTTTTGATGACTGTCTGCGCTTTTTTCCGCCAGAACTTTTTTCTGGAAG GTCTGGATCATGGACTGGCGGAGGAGGAATGTGGGTAGAGCTATCTGGGAAAATGCATGTATTGGCAAGATTACTGGGGCACCTCCGTCAGAAAACTGATGATCGTATTGTTCTTGTATCAAATTATACTCAG ACATTAGATCTGTTTGTTCAATTATGCCGGGAAAGAAGATACCCATATGTTAGACTTGATGGAGCAACATCCATCAATAAAAGGCAGAAGCTGGTGAACcaattcaatgatctatctagg GATGAGTTTGTCTTTCTACTTAGTAGCAAGGCAGGTGGCTGTGGGCTTAATCTGGTAGGTGGAAATCGTTTGGTTCTCTTTGACCCTGATTGGAACCCTGCCAATGATAAGCAG GCTGCTGCTAGAGTATGGAGAGATGGACAGAAAAAGAGAGTCTACATTTATAGGTTCTTAAGCGCAGGAACCATCGAGGAGAAG GTATATCAGCGTCAAATGTCGAAAGAAGGCCTCCAAAAAGTTATTCAGCAGGAGCAAGCGGACAACAAAATGCAG GGGAGTTCTCTTTCAACAGAAGATCTGCGTGATCTTTTTACTTTTCATGAACATGTCAG GTCTGAAATACATGAAAATTTGAAGTGTAGCCGCTGTGACAAGGATGGAAATTCAGCTTTGGATGGTACTGGTTTTGCAGCCACTGATCATAAGGCTTCAATTCCAGGAGTGCAAGATTATGCTGATATTGGTAGGTTTGGAGAGATATCTGGATGTTTGCAGAAAATGAATAGCGCACATCACCAG ATTGGAAGACCTACTGAAGAAGACCTAGGAAGTTGGGGACATCACTTTGATCCATCAACTGTACCTGATACTGTACTGCAGTGTTCTGCTGGTGAAGAG GTTTCTTTTGTTTTCACCAATCAGGTTGATGGAAAACTTGTTCCAGTTGAATCTATGGTGCGATCAGCAGCTCATCAACAAAATGGAATAGTAGACACTGGAGAAAAAGGAGTGCAGAAAACCGATTCTCCTAGCAAACCTGGAAGGCAATCCTTAAATGGCAAGAATTTGAAGTTGATGGGATTTAATTTAAAGAATTCGTCTTTGAAATGTTCAACCAAATCCAGAACATCACCAAATTGCTTGCAAGGATTGAAGAAAACCAGCCCCTCTTTGGATCAACCTCAAAGTAAAAAGCTTCATGTTGCTTCTGATATATCTGATGATGATTTTGTTTGA
- the LOC136464565 gene encoding DNA repair and recombination protein RAD54-like isoform X1: protein MPSRSQYNRRGSDGDEDEIVAVSSDSEESESEANRGAEADDDDEYVGESSDAGGGDEAEEAGSSDCGEGGDVDGDDHDGHGKRPLRGLRRGAAAPDKERKSQNVDALVRGNLVVRRQPLIPRILSVSDAAAIARKPFKPPCQNGYSDNNEQLARRLSARKRFVPWGSTQTFAVIHHLPQPPVVASDSSSEKEEPLPPGIEPLILWQRDECEKENCNSASIEVDHLLVRYLRPHQREGVQFMFDCVSGSLSADGISGCILADDMGLGKTLQSITLLYTLLCQGFDDKPMVKRAVIVTPTSLVSNWESEIIKWLKGRVQLLALCESTRADVLSGIESFLKPLSRLQVLIISYETFRMHSSKFERPGSCDLLICDEAHRLKNDQTLTNKALAALPCTRRILLSGTPMQNDLEEFFSMVNFTNPGVLGDASYFRRYYEAPIICGREPTASAEEKKLVSDRSAELSAKVNQFILRRTNALLSNHLPPKIVEVVCCKLTPLQITLYNHFIHSKNVKCLISEEAKQSKILAYITALKKLCNHPKLIYDTIKSNNSGGSGFDDCLRFFPPELFSGRSGSWTGGGGMWVELSGKMHVLARLLGHLRQKTDDRIVLVSNYTQTLDLFVQLCRERRYPYVRLDGATSINKRQKLVNQFNDLSRDEFVFLLSSKAGGCGLNLVGGNRLVLFDPDWNPANDKQAAARVWRDGQKKRVYIYRFLSAGTIEEKVYQRQMSKEGLQKVIQQEQADNKMQGSSLSTEDLRDLFTFHEHVRSEIHENLKCSRCDKDGNSALDGTGFAATDHKASIPGVQDYADIGRFGEISGCLQKMNSAHHQIGRPTEEDLGSWGHHFDPSTVPDTVLQCSAGEEVSFVFTNQVDGKLVPVESMVRSAAHQQNGIVDTGEKGVQKTDSPSKPGRQSLNGKNLKLMGFNLKNSSLKCSTKSRTSPNCLQGLKKTSPSLDQPQSKKLHVASDISDDDFV, encoded by the exons ATGCCCTCGAGGAGCCAGTACAACCGCCGCGGCAGCGATGGGGACGAGGACGAGATCGTTGCAGTCTCATCCGACTCGGaggagtcagagtcggaggcgaACCGCGGGGCCGAggcagacgacgacgacgaatacGTGGGGGAAAGCAGTGACGCGGGCGGCGGGGACGAAGCGGAGGAAGCAGGCAGCAGCGATTGCGGCGAGGGCGGTGACGTGGACGGGGACGACCACGATGGCCACGGCAAGCGGCCACTTCGGGGCCTGCGTCGCGGCGCGGCGGCTCCCGATAAGGAGAGGAAATCGCAGAACGTGGATGCTCTTGTCAG GGGTAACCTGGTTGTAAGGAGGCAGCCACTCATTCCACGTATTCTTTCAGTTTCTGATGCAGCAGCAATAGCTCGTAAGCCATTCAAACCTCCATGCCAAAATGGATATAGTGACAATAATGAGCAGCTTGCTCGGCGCCTTTCAGCTCGTAAAAGATTTGTCCCGTGGGGTTCAACACAGACATTTGCAGTTATACACCATCTTCCACAGCCGCCTGTTGTTGCTAGCGATAGTTCGTCAGAAAAGGAGGAACCTCTTCCACCTGGTATTGAGCCATTGATTTTGTGGCAGCGCGATGAATGTGAGAAGGAAAATTGCAATTCTGCTTCTATCGAAGTCGACCACTTGCTTGTGCGTTACCTCCGACCCCATCAAAG GGAAGGAGTTCAGTTTATGTTTGATTGTGTCTCTGGGTCATTGAGTGCTGATGGTATTTCTGGTTGCATTTTAGCTGATGATATGGG ATTGGGGAAGACTTTACAGTCAATAACTTTACTATATACCCTTCTTTGTCAAGGCTTCGATGATAAGCCAATGGTTAAAAGGGCTGTCATTGTAACCCCCACAAGCTTAGTTAGCAACTGGGAATCTGAGATAATTAAGTGGTTGAAAGGCAGAGTGCAGCTGCTGGCCCTCTGTGAAAGCACACGTGCTGATGTTCTTTCCGGAATAGAAAGTTTCTTAAAACCCTTGAGCCGTCTTCAG GTACTTATCATATCTTATGAGACTTTCCGCATGCATTCTTCAAAATTTGAAAGACCGGGCAGCTGTGACCTTCTCATATGTGATGAGGCCCACAGGCTGAAAAATGATCAGACACTGACAAATAAG GCTTTGGCTGCCCTTCCTTGTACACGGCGCATCCTCTTGTCCGGTACCCCAATGCAG AATGATTTGGAAGAGTTCTTCTCAATGGTGAATTTCACAAATCCAGGGGTTCTGGGGGACGCTTCATATTTTCGTCGTTATTATGAA GCACCAATCATCTGTGGGAGAGAACCCACTGCAAGTGCAGAAGAAAAGAAATTGGTATCTGATAGATCTGCAGAGCTTAGTGCAAAAGTAAATCAG TTTATCTTGAGACGAACAAATGCCCTATTATCCAATCACTTGCCTCCAAAG ATTGTTGAAGTCGTGTGCTGCAAGTTGACTCCTCTGCAGATAACACTGTACAACCACTTCATACATTCCAAAAAC GTTAAATGCTTGATATCTGAAGAAGCAAAGCAATCCAAAATTCTAGCATATATTACCGCTCTTAAGAAATTATGCAATCATCCAAAG CTGATCTACGACACCATAAAAAGTAACAATTCAGGTGGCTCTGGTTTTGATGACTGTCTGCGCTTTTTTCCGCCAGAACTTTTTTCTGGAAG GTCTGGATCATGGACTGGCGGAGGAGGAATGTGGGTAGAGCTATCTGGGAAAATGCATGTATTGGCAAGATTACTGGGGCACCTCCGTCAGAAAACTGATGATCGTATTGTTCTTGTATCAAATTATACTCAG ACATTAGATCTGTTTGTTCAATTATGCCGGGAAAGAAGATACCCATATGTTAGACTTGATGGAGCAACATCCATCAATAAAAGGCAGAAGCTGGTGAACcaattcaatgatctatctagg GATGAGTTTGTCTTTCTACTTAGTAGCAAGGCAGGTGGCTGTGGGCTTAATCTGGTAGGTGGAAATCGTTTGGTTCTCTTTGACCCTGATTGGAACCCTGCCAATGATAAGCAG GCTGCTGCTAGAGTATGGAGAGATGGACAGAAAAAGAGAGTCTACATTTATAGGTTCTTAAGCGCAGGAACCATCGAGGAGAAG GTATATCAGCGTCAAATGTCGAAAGAAGGCCTCCAAAAAGTTATTCAGCAGGAGCAAGCGGACAACAAAATGCAG GGGAGTTCTCTTTCAACAGAAGATCTGCGTGATCTTTTTACTTTTCATGAACATGTCAG GTCTGAAATACATGAAAATTTGAAGTGTAGCCGCTGTGACAAGGATGGAAATTCAGCTTTGGATGGTACTGGTTTTGCAGCCACTGATCATAAGGCTTCAATTCCAGGAGTGCAAGATTATGCTGATATTGGTAGGTTTGGAGAGATATCTGGATGTTTGCAGAAAATGAATAGCGCACATCACCAG ATTGGAAGACCTACTGAAGAAGACCTAGGAAGTTGGGGACATCACTTTGATCCATCAACTGTACCTGATACTGTACTGCAGTGTTCTGCTGGTGAAGAG GTTTCTTTTGTTTTCACCAATCAGGTTGATGGAAAACTTGTTCCAGTTGAATCTATGGTGCGATCAGCAGCTCATCAACAAAATGGAATAGTAGACACTGGAGAAAAAGGAGTGCAGAAAACCGATTCTCCTAGCAAACCTGGAAGGCAATCCTTAAATGGCAAGAATTTGAAGTTGATGGGATTTAATTTAAAGAATTCGTCTTTGAAATGTTCAACCAAATCCAGAACATCACCAAATTGCTTGCAAGGATTGAAGAAAACCAGCCCCTCTTTGGATCAACCTCAAAGTAAAAAGCTTCATGTTGCTTCTGATATATCTGATGATGATTTTGTTTGA